One Aspergillus oryzae RIB40 DNA, chromosome 2 genomic window carries:
- a CDS encoding C2 domain protein (Ca2+-dependent lipid-binding protein CLB1/vesicle protein vp115/Granuphilin A, contains C2 domain): MGPHTSGVDSPKNHRVGEHYGTHNPVPTIQKFLEHLEKDKQDRKAHEEAVTAREKEEDARGEAKPHKPRKRPGKGKTRMVTDPTTGREIEVEDQDADSMEVVKNPKPKLTAYAKIKDVRTSPSQSLKDYKENQDITAPPDPIAEGTTSDVPLHGEITNVLFHPTPSISYKPMYDQLEKRGTGLCIGIVFGILFVGRMFGGSLWALFPLAACIASGVWLWVQEVIRSGREMEWSSEKLRGQIAIANLLPESVEWMNSFLGVIWGLINPEMLSPIADTIEDIMQASAPSVVENVRIAEIDQGNNPLRILSLRALPDEHVQHIKDNVREENLKNKDPQEAAAMEEGGSYYNIEASFAYHAKPTGQTASSKARNMHMQLVFYLGIRGLFGVPFPVFVELIEMVGTVRIRFQLMPEAPFMKDMTFSLVGIPHVRAGCMPMFKAGVNILNLPLISNFVNYAIGTACGLFAAPKSMTMDLSMILKGDDIIKETQALGIMWVRIHRAIGLSKQDRRGSYGGGSDPYINLSFSKYGKPMYCTRVITDDLNPVWEETAALLVNPELISADENLSVELWDSDRNTADDIVGKVELPIREMIQHPARMYPQVSKLQGLNEGSEMPGELHWEVGFFGKPKLRPELRTDGKKKDLPENLRDNPQFQDDKGVITNEEEDAVTHTPPDPLWPSGILSIVVHQIVNLQLANIKGSRYRKGREYEPAKPYGENTEEEGGDLPTSYCKIILNDQLVYRTRPKAVSSKPIFNAGTERFVRDWRSAIVTVTVRDQRYREHDPILGVVPLKLSEILQTSSQVTRWYPLDGGIGYGRIRISLLLRHVETRLPPNMLGWDVGTFEFASDKIIAKNFNHRAKIKLRTGGSSGKIPRYVASIEGQDTSFNLTNGSLHKSIRLPVKHRYRSPVVFEFYSPGKHGAAAYAVLWLQHLVDNEDTPVDLPLWSTKNGKRLTQNYITEENWEAKREPGLEDLQIIGRLQFTCRFTPGIDESHEHYVVDNHSRETYETWEACIAEGVRPRSISLEVPEETEQMHERSLVDGRDVLKHADPKERRQWIDKQGQDWSGAFGNDPSAFMDHDGHKVAEPGRDKPPYSADGHSVEAVHPEEEDDDDEGSSVSSSSRTETSTEQRLSTANGSQLTSTDTPPSTTEDSLAGSSKENKHTKKANRRSEQRQQRGMMQWKPARNAVFARDEAKFALRKVRNRFTGNLTGREPDIETETGN, translated from the exons ATGGGACCCCATACTTCCGGGGTTGATTCTCCCAAAAACCATCGCGTAGGAGAACATTATGGTACACACAACCCGGTTCCCACCATCCAAAAGTTCCTAGAGCACTTGGAAAAAGATAAGCAGGACCGTAAAGCCCATGAGGAGGCTGTCACTGcgagggaaaaggaagaagatgcccgCGGAGAGGCGAAGCCTCATAAGCCGCGGAAGAGACCTGGCAAAGGTAAAACCCGTATGGTTACGGACCCGACAACTGGTCGCGAGATAGAGGTTGAAGATCAGGATGCGGATTCGATGGAAGTGGTGAAGAATCCCAAG CCCAAACTGACAGCTTATGCAAAAATAAAGGATGTCAGGACCTCCCCAAGCCAAAGCCTCAAGGACTATAAAGAAAACCAGGATATAACGGCACCCCCGGACCCCATCGCAGAGGGTACTACTTCCGACGTCCCACTCCACGGAGAAATCACGAATGTCCTCTTTCATCCAACCCCGTCCATTTCCTACAAGCCTATGTATGACCAACTAGAGAAAAGAGGGACTGGACTATGTATAGGTATCGTATTTGGAATCCTCTTCGTGGGCCGGATGTTTGGTGGCTCGCTTTGGGCTCTCTTCCCCTTGGCTGCCTGCATTGCAAGTGGTGTGTGGCTCTGGGTACAAGAAGTCATTCGGAGTGGCCGAGAGATGGAATGGAGCAGCGAGAAACTTCGAGGGCAAATA GCTATTGCTAATCTCCTGCCTGAATCTGTTGAGTGGATGAATTCGTTTCTTGGAGTCATTTGGGGTTTGATTAACCCGGAAATGTTGTCGCCTATTGCCGATACCATCGAGGATATTATGCAGGCGTCCGCTCCTAGCGTGGTTGAGAACGTTCGGATTGCCGAAATTGACCAAGGGAACAATCCCTTACGAATATTGAGTCTGCGAGCTCTTCCGGACGAACACGTACAGCACATCAAGGACAACGTCCGTGAAGAGAATCTCAAGAATAAAGACCCTCAAGAAGCCGCCGCTATGGAGGAGGGCGGCAGTTATTATAATATAGAAGCTTCCTTTGCTTACCACGCAAAGCCGACCGGCCAAACCGCTTCGTCCAAAGCACGTAACATGCATATGCAGTTGGTCTTTTATCTGGGTATCAGAGGCCTTTTCGGGGTTCCTTTCCCGGTTTTTGTGGagttgattgagatggtgGGCACTGTCCGGATCAGATTTCAGTTGATGCCCGAAGCACCCTTTATGAAGGATATGACTTTCAGTCTTGTGGGAATTCCTCATGTCAGAGCCGGATGTATGCCGATGTTCAAAGCTGGCGTCAATATTTTGAACCTCCCTCTTATCTCGAATTTCGTCAACTATGCCATTGGTACGGCGTGCGGTCTCTTTGCGGCTCCCAAATCGATGACAATGGACCTCAGTATGATACTCAAAGGCGACGATATTATCAAGGAGACTCAAGCTTTGGGTATCATGTGGGTTCGTATTCACCGTGCAATTGGGCTAAGCAAGCAAGATAGACGTGGCAGCTACGGTGGTGGTAGCGACCCATACATaaatctttctttctcaaagtACGGCAAGCCTATGTATTGTACAAGGGTGATCACAGACGACTTGAATCCAGTTTGGGAAGAAACTGCAGCACTACTTGTGAATCCGGAACTTATCAGTGCGGACGAGAATCTAAGTGTTGAGCTATGGGATTCAGACCGCAACACAGCAGATGATATTGTTGGTAAGGTTGAGCTGCCGATCCGTGAGATGATCCAACATCCAGCGCGGATGTATCCCCAAGTATCTAAGCTGCAGGGTCTCAACGAGGGCAGCGAGATGCCCGGTGAGCTACACTGGGAAGTCGGCTTTTTTGGAAAACCGAAACTGAGGCCAGAGCTAAGGACTGAcggcaaaaagaaagacttACCCGAGAACCTCAGGGATAACCCTCAATTTCAAGATGATAAAGGAGTCATCAccaatgaggaggaggatgctgTCACTCACACGCCACCGGACCCGCTCTGGCCTAGTGGCATTCTTAGTATTGTGGTTCATCAAATTGTGAACCTGCAACTTGCAAATATCAAGGGTAGCCGGTatcgaaaaggaagagaatatGAACCGGCGAAGCCATATGGAGAGAAtacggaagaagagggaggagacCTGCCAACCAGCTATTGCAAGATTATCTTAAATGATCAGCTG GTCTATCGTACCCGGCCGAAAGCTGTCAGCTCAAAGCCTATATTCAACGCAGGCACGGAGCGATTTGTTCGAGACTGGCGTTCGGCCATCGTCACCGTGACTGTTAGGGATCAGCGCTACCGAGAGCATGATCCGATTCTGGGCGTGGTACCTTTAAAGCTATCAGAAATCCTCCAGACGAGCTCGCAAGTTACCCGATGGTACCCTCTTGATGGCGGCATTGGATACGGACGAATTCGCATCTCACTACTCTTACGGCATGTTGAAACCCGGCTACCTCCTAACATGCTTGGATGGGATGTCGGTACGTTTGAGTTCGCCTCGGATAAAATCATCGCGAAGAACTTCAACCATCGCGCTAAGATTAAGCTACGGACGGGTGGCAGCAGCGGCAAGATCCCACGATACGTGGCTTCAATCGAAGGGCAGGATACTTCTTTCAACTTGACTAACGGATCTCTCCATAAGAGTATCCGACTCCCCGTAAAGCATCGCTACAGATCTCCAGTTGTATTCGAGTTCTACTCACCAGGAAAACATGGCGCTGCAGCCTACGCAGTCCTCTGGCTCCAGCACCTGGTCGACAACGAAGACACTCCCGTCGATCTACCCCTCTGGTCAACGAAGAACGGAAAGCGACTCACACAGAACTACATCACAGAAGAAAACTGGGAAGCCAAACGAGAGCCAGGACTGGAAGACCTCCAGATCATCGGTCGACTCCAGTTCACATGTCGCTTCACTCCCGGCATCGACGAGTCTCATGAACACTACGTCGTGGACAACCACTCCCGTGAGACCTACGAAACATGGGAAGCGTGCATCGCGGAGGGCGTACGGCCCCGAAGCATCTCCCTCGAGGTCCCAGAAGAAACGGAACAAATGCATGAAAGATCACTAGTCGACGGCCGCGACGTCCTGAAGCACGCCGACCCCAAAGAACGCCGCCAATGGATTGACAAACAAGGGCAGGATTGGAGCGGCGCATTCGGCAACGACCCTAGCGCATTCATGGATCACGACGGACACAAGGTCGCCGAGCCCGGCCGCGACAAGCCACCGTACTCCGCTGATGGCCATTCCGTGGAGGCTGTACAccccgaagaagaggacgacgatgacgagggctcctccgtctcctcatccagcaggACTGAGACCTCCACAGAGCAACGACTCTCTACTGCGAATGGCTCTCAGCTCACCTCTACGGATACTccaccctccaccaccgaagaTAGTCTCGCTGGCTCAAGTAAGGAGAATAAGCATACGAAGAAGGCCAATCGACGCAGTGAGCAACGACAACAGCGCGGCATGATGCAGTGGAAACCGGCTCGTAACGCGGTTTTCGCGCGTGATGAGGCAAAGTTTGCGCTGCGGAAAGTGAGGAACAGGTTCACTGGCAATCTGACTGGCCGGGAGCCCGATATTGAGACCGAGACTGGTAATTAA
- a CDS encoding uncharacterized protein (predicted protein), protein MSSAEESPAQRAARLRRERREAKIKEGGAARLDKITSLSGRTPASTREEVSPSPSPSPQPPAQISSTERPQPTPGPAPTSASASVPAPAPASAPAQPMSNPEPQSPENLQAQQELFRALLRQGGPSSSEQGPQEEDPTMQMLNTLMAGMNGQEQVPGGAAGGPSQAELVSALGFPPFVADLLGAATHKPTDEEKKDVRTWKVLHILFAVAVGIYLLMLIGTSVSTYGSQPPPPATAQNPFLYFTTGEVVLTGARLMSKGRTGRAAGIMLGLQLFQDIVRDGSLVVFLLGMGAWWSL, encoded by the exons ATGTCTTCAGCAGAAGAGTCGCCGGCCCAGCGAGCAGCTCGTCTCCGACGCGAGCGCCGTGAAGCTAAAATCAAAGAGGGCGGTGCAGCGCGTTTGGATAAGATTACTAGTCTCAGCGGACGCACACCCGCAAGCA CGCGTGAAGAGGTCTCGCcatcaccatcgccatctccCCAGCCTCCTGCACAGATTTCATCCACGGAAAGGCCTCAACCGACACCGGGACCAGCACcaacatcagcatcagcatcagtaccagcaccagcaccagcatcagcaCCAGCCCAACCAATGTCGAACCCCGAACCTCAGTCTCCCGAAAACCTACAAGCACAACAGGAGTTATTCCGTGCCCTTCTTCGCCAAGGCGGACCATCATCCTCTGAGCAAGGCCCtcaggaagaagatcctACAATGCAAATGCTCAATACCTTGATGGCAGGAATGAATGGGCAAGAACAGGTTCCTGGCGGAGCGGCTGGCGGTCCATCACAAGCTGAACTCGTGTCAGCCTTGGGATTCCCTCCATTTGTCGCGGATCTTCTTGGAGCTGCAACTCACAAACCGACtgatgaggagaagaaggacgtCCGGACATGGAAAGTCCTGCACATACTGTTCGCGGTCGCTGTTGGAATTTACTTGCTCATGCTTATCGGAACTTCGGTTTCTACCTACGGTAGCCAGCCACCACCCCCTGCCACTGCACAGAATCCATTCCTTTACTTTACGACGGGAGAAGTGGTGTTGACTGGCGCGAGGTTAATGAGCAAGGGCCGGACTGGGAGAGCTGCTGGGATAATGCTCGGGCTTCAACTCTTCCAGGACATAGTCCGGGACGGTAGCCTTGTCGTGTTCTTGCTGGGGATGGGCGCTTGGTGGAGCC TTTGA
- a CDS encoding acetate--CoA ligase (acyl-CoA synthetase) has product MADGNVMPPKPSVVLEAHEVDTFHVPKAFYEKHPTGTHLKDLDEYKKLYDESIRSPQTFWARMARELLSFDKDFQTTHTGSLENGDSAWFVEGRLNAAYNCVDRHALKNPDKVAIIYEADEPNEGRTITYGELLREVSRVAWVLKQQGVKKGDTVAIYLPMIPEAVVAFLACSRIGAIHSVVFAGFSSDSLRDRVIDAGSKVVITTDEGKRGGKVIGTKRIVDEALKQCPDVTSVLVYKRTGTEVPWTQGRDVWWHEEVEKYPNYFPPESVSSEDPLFLLYTSGSTGKPKGVMHTTAGYLLGAAMTGKYVFDIHDDDRFFCGGDVGWITGHTYVVYAPLLLGCSTVVFESTPAYPNFSRYWDVIEKHQVTQFYVAPTALRLLKRAGDEHIHHKMAHLRILGSVGEPIAAEVWKWYFEKVGKEEAHICDTYWQTETGSNVITPLGGITPTKPGSASLPFFGIEPAIIDPVSGEEISGNDVEGVLAFKQPWPSMARTVWGAHKRYMDTYLNVYKGYYFTGDGAGRDHDGYYWIRGRVDDVVNVSGHRLSTAEIEAALLEHHMVAEAAVVGIADELTGQAVNAFVSLKEGNETNEQVRKDLVMQVRKSIGPFAAPKAVFVVDDLPKTRSGKIMRRILRKILSGEEDSLGDTSTLSDPSVVDKIIETVHTARGK; this is encoded by the exons ATGGCTGACGGCAACGTGATGCCCCCTAAGCCCTCTGTG GTGCTGGAAGCCCACGAGGTCGATACTTTCCATGTCCCCAAGGCTTTCTACGAGAAGCACCCAACTGGCACTCACTTGAAAGACCTGGATGAATATAAGAAGCTCTATGACGAATCAATTCGCAGTCCTCAAACCTTCTGGGCCCGCATGGCCCGTGAACTCCTTTCCTTCGACAAAGACTTTCAAACTACCCACACTGGTTCTCTGGAGAACGGCGACAGTGCCTGGTTCGTGGAAGGCCGCTTAAATGCTGCCTACAACTGCGTGGACCGTCATGCTCTCAAGAACCCCGACAAGGTTGCGATCATTTACGAGGCTGATGAGCCGAATGAGGGCCGTACTATTACCTACGGGGAGCTGCTTCGTGAAGTATCTCGAGTTGCCTGGGTGCTTAAACAGCAAGGTGTCAAGAAAGGTGATACTGTAGCTATCTATCTTCCTATGATTCCGGAGGCCGTTgtagccttcttggcctgtTCCCGCATTGGTGCCATCCACTCCGTGGTGTTTGCAGGATTCTCGTCAGACTCGCTCCGTGACCGTGTTATCGACGCCGGATCTAAAGTGGTCATCACCACCGACGAGGGCAAGCGTGGCGGCAAGGTGATTGGCACCAAGCGTATTGTTGACGAGGCTTTGAAGCAGTGCCCCGACGTTACAAGCGTGTTGGTCTACAAGCGCACCGGTACTGAGGTCCCCTGGACCCAAGGTCGTGATGTCTGGTGGCacgaggaggtggagaagTACCCCAATTACTTCCCTCCCGAGTCCGTGAGCTCCGAAGACCCCCTGTTCCTGCTTTACACTTCTGGTTCGACAGGAAAGCCCAAGGGTGTTATGCACACCACCGCTGGATATCTCCTGGGTGCCGCTATGACCGGCAAGtatgtctttgatatccACGACGACGATCGCTTTTTCTGTGGTGGTGACGTCGGTTGGATCACTGGTCATACCTATGTTGTGTATGCTCCTTTGCTCCTGGGATGCTCCACCGTCGTCTTTGAGAGTACCCCAGCGTACCCCAACTTTTCTCGCTACTGGGATGTTATTGAGAAACACCAGGTGACTCAGTTCTACGTCGCTCCTACAGCATTGCGGTTGTTGAAGCGCGCTGGAGACGAGCACATTCACCACAAGATGGCTCACCTGCGTATCCTGGGCTCCGTCGGTGAGCCTATCGCTGCAGAGGTTTGGAAGTGGTATTTCGAGAAGGTCGGAAAGGAAGAGGCACACATTTGCGAT ACCTACTGGCAGACCGAAACTGGTTCGAACGTCATCACACCTTTGGGTGGAATTACCCCTACGAAACCCGGTAGTGCCTCGTTGCCGTTCTTCGGTATTGAGCCTGCCATCATTGACCCTGTCTCCGGAGAGGAAATCTCGGGCAATGACGTGGAAGGTGTGCTTGCCTTCAAGCAGCCCTGGCCTAGCATGGCCCGCACTGTGTGGGGTGCCCACAAGCGTTACATGGATACCTATCTGAATGTTTATAAGGGCTACTAC TTCACTGGAGATGGAGCAGGACGTGACCACGACGGATACTACTGGATCCGCGGCCGTGTTGACGACGTAGTTAACGTATCCGGTCACCGGCTGTCCACCGCTGAGATTGAAGCTGCCCTGCTTGAACACC ATATGGTTGCTGAAGCTGCCGTGGTCGGTATTGCTGACGAACTCACTGGCCAAGCGGTCAATGCATTTGTGTCTCTGAAGGAGGGCAATGAGACAAATGAGCAGGTCCGTAAAGACCTTGTCATGCAGGTTCGCAAGTCGATTGGACCATTCGCCGCTCCCAAGGCCGTCTTTGTCGTTGATGACCTCCCTAAGACTCGCAGCGGCAAGATCATGCGACGTATCCTGCGGAAGATCCTGAGCGGTGAGGAGGACAGTCTGGGTGATACTTCTACCCTGTCCGATCCCTCGGTAGtcgacaagatcatcgaAACCGTTCACACCGCCCGGGGCAAATAG
- a CDS encoding uncharacterized protein (cystathionine beta-lyases/cystathionine gamma-synthases) — protein MRSISPHMLPVGEPNPPNEKHSVSVSLPTWESVAAWGRREQWLLDSMHTCYPRLSRDRFGMHPSVRKLMDAVCARLRTPEDLSCLIFPSADATARCTARLSAEHPDETCHTVKFQSHQPADEEALRWAAFFVVLFPQACLSTAMHFWKVFGDGIAGRHAEYCLAALPSMDSYAKDTVFESSAPCRDHPTWDLQWVNSAAAEKESIRSLIARLVSSDQPGYRPVSSHDVFLYPKGMCAIAAVARALVPHSAELSEAVIYGWPYAETPLCVKESDYKRSTLLSAGSKQELDELESSLAAGRRIQVLFCEVPSNPQLRTPDLPRIHALAAQYNFIVAVDDTLGTFVNIDVLPYVDVIMTSLTKIFSGMCNVMGGSVVVNPQSSHYTTIHSALTALYEDTYFPLEAMVMSQNASDFEERVKQCSASALTIANLLAKHPSVAQLYYPSLVPSRQFYDQVRRKNGGYGYLLSIVFHKPETAMRFYDVLDLCKGPSVGTNFSLAIPYSLLAHFREQDWAESEGGIDRHMVRISVGLEREEDLIARIQDALTAATADY, from the exons ATGAGGTCTATCTCGCCGCACATGCTCCCAGTGGGAGAGCCCAACCCACCCAACGAGAAGCAT TCTGTAAGCGTGTCTCTGCCGACGTGGGAGTCTGTCGCTGCTTGGGGCCGTCGAGAGCAATGGCTGTTGGACTCAATGCATACCTGCTATCCACG GCTCAGTCGGGATAGATTTGGCATGCATCCATCCGTACGCAAATTGATGGATGCTGTATGTGCTCGACTGCGCACCCCCGAGGATTTGAGCTGTCTGATCTTTCCCTCGGCCGATGCCACCGCCAGGTGTACAGCCCGACTATCAGCTGAACATCCCGACGAAACATGTCACACCGTCAAATTTCAATCACACCAACCAGCAGACGAGGAAGCTCTGCGATGGGCCGCTTTCTTTGTCGTCCTGTTTCCACAGGCATGTCTCTCCACCGCCATGCATTTCTGGAAAGTGTTTGGGGACGGAATCGCCGGTCGTCATGCGGAGTATTGCCTCGCGGCGCTTCCCTCAATGGATTCTTACGCAAAGGACACGGTCTTTGAATCTTCAGCCCCCTGCAGGGATCATCCCACGTGGGATCTGCAATGGGTCAACTCGGCTGCGGCCGAAAAGGAATCTATCCGAAGCTTGATTGCACGTTTGGTCAGTTCCGACCAGCCGGGCTATCGCCCTGTCAGCAGTCACGACGTCTTTCTCTACCCTAAGGGAATGTGTGCCATTGCAGCAGTGGCTAGGGCCTTGGTACCTCATTCTGCAGAACTCTCTGAGGCGGTGATCTACGG ATGGCCATACGCCGAAACTCCGCTCTGTGTCAAAGAGAGCGATTACAAACGATCTACTCTGCTCAGCGCTGGAAGTAAACAGGAACTTGATGAGTTGGAGTCCTCCCTTGCCGCCGGTCGTCGCATTCAAGTTTTGTTCTGCGAGGTTCCCTCCAATCCACAACTGCGGACCCCTGATCTGCCACGCATTCATGCCCTGGCTGCACAATATAATTTCATTGTGGCGGTCGACGACACGCTGGGCACTTTCGTTAACATCGATGTCTTACCCTACGTCGATGTGATCATGACTAGCTTAACGAAGATCTTTAGCGGCATGTGTAATGTGATGGGGGGAAG CGTCGTTGTGAATCCCCAGTCGTCCCACTATACCACGATTCACTCAGCTCTCACAGCTCTTTACGAGGATACGTATTTTCCTCTCGAAGCCATGGTTATGTCCCAGAATGCCTCCGACTTTGAAGAGCGAGTCAAGCAATGCAGTGCCAGTGCCCTGACCATCGCCAACTTACTCGCGAAACATCCTTCGGTGGCCCAACTGTACTATCCTAGCTTAGTACCCTCACGACAATTTTACGATCAGGTGCGACGCAAAAATGGTGGCTACGGGTATTTACTTAGTATTGTTTTCCACAAGCCCGAGACAGCTATGCGCTTCTATGACGTGCTAGACCTTTGTAAAGGACCTAGCGTTGGGACCAACTTCTCTCTGGCGATCCCATACAGCCTGCTAGCGCACTTTCGGGAGCAGGACTGGGCAGAATCCGAGGGTGGAATAGACAGACATATGGTCAGAATCAGTGTTGGGctagagagagaagaggatcTGATTGCGAGAATCCAGGATGCGTTGACGGCAGCTACAGCAGATTACTGA